The bacterium region TCAGCTGGAAGGGCACACGCGTGCCAAAGCTCGGGCTTCCCGGTGTGAGATCCAGAAGGGCCACGGTCGACAGGGGGTTCATCGATGCGTCCCGATCCGTGGGCACGCTGGCCGGATCCACGGCGTTGGAGATCTGAACCGCCAGATGTCCGAGCGGGCTCCAGCCATCGCTCGTCGTTTCCGTCGTGTTGCCCAGCACCGTGATCAGGGAGATCGCCGTACCCGGTGCGTTGGGAAGCGTCAGGCTGGGGCGCAACCCGGTCGCCGTCGATGCGTCGGGGACGGTCATGAAGTCGTCCGGAAACGGCAGGGGCTGGTCCGGATCGCGCCGGTCGTGCACGGCGGTGAACGCCGGGCCCGCTGCGGCGGTCTGGAAATTGACGAAGGTGGGGCCGCCCGTCGTGCCCAGCCGAAGCTGGCACGCCGCGGCCGCGGGCATCGCGGTGCTCGGCAGGATGACCGCGGTGTCGGAATCGAGCTTGGTGCGGGTGGTGGTGATGACGTTGCCGTCACAGGTCAACAGGATCCGACCCAGGGACTTCTTGGCCACGGCGGCAGAGAAGTCGAGGACGGGCCAGGCAGTCCGCGCCACCGTTCCGCCCTCCACCGGATTGCTCGCCACGAGGCTCGGGAGAAGCGGGTTGCAACTCGCCGCCGTGAGGGCCAGCGCCACGAGGCCTGCCGCGAGCGTCATTCGCCTTCGTGACTGCATCCTCAGCCTCCATCCATAGGGGTGGGGTAGATCTGCCATAGCGACTGCCCACACTACCAGGAACGGAACTTGCCGTCATTGCTGAATTTTCCGGGATTTCGGACTGAAACCGGGCGCCCTGTGCTACCCCCGGGGGACTGGAGATCGCGTGTCCGACACCGAGCAGACCCCCCTTCGCGTGCGCCTCGCCTATGGCGTGGGCTCAGTGGCCTACGGGGTCAAGGACAACGGTTTCTCCTATCTCCTGCTCTTCTACTATGACGTGGTCCTCGGCCTGGAGAGAAGTTGGGTCGCTGCGGCGCTCTTCGCGGCGCTCCTCGTCGATGCCATTTCGGATCCGATCGTCGGCTACGTGTCCGACCATTGGCGATCACGCTGGGGGCGGCGGCATCCGTTCATGTATTTCGCGGCGCTCCCGGTCTCGGTTTCCTACCTGCTCCTCTGGAACCCGCCCTCGGCGCTGAGCCAGACGCAGCTCCTGGCATGGCTCTTCTTCGTGGCGATTCTCGTGCGGACGTTGATCACGCTCTACGAAATCCCCTCGACGGCGCTGGTCTCCGAACTCACCGACGACTACGACGAGCGAACGTCGCTACTCGCCTACCGCCACTTCTTCGGCTGGTGGGGTGGGTTGACGATGAATGCGCTGGCATTTCTAGTGCTCTTCCCCGCGGCGGGAGGGCAGGCGGAGCCCGGTGGCTACCAGTTGTACGGTTGGATCGCGCCCGTGCTCATGTGTCTGGCGATCCTGATCTCTGCTGCGGGGACCCACCATCGGATTCCGACGCTGAAGGCTCCGCCGATCACAGAGCACCATAGTGTCCGGGTCGCGTTCCAGGAGCTGAAGGAGACGCTTTCCAATCCGTCGATTCGTGTGCTCTTCGGCGGCGCGATCTTCTACGGAATCGCCGCGGGTCTCAGCGCTTCGATCAACATCTACATCAACACCTACTTCTGGGGCCTCGATTCGAAGCAGATCGGCCTCTTCTCCCTTTCGTATTTCGGCTCAGCGATGCTCGCCCTGCCGCTCTCGCCGTTCCTCTCGCGCAGGTTCGGGAAGAAGCGCGCCGCAATCGTGATGTCCTGTTTCGCGTTGTTCATGCTTCCGCTCGTGGTTGCGTTGCGGCTCTTCGACATCATGCCTCCGAACGGCACCAACGCTCTCTTCTTCGCGCTGCTCTGCTTCAATTTCGTCGATATCATGCTGTTGATCAGTTCGACGACGCTCATCTCATCGATGGTGGCGGACGTCGTCGAGGAGAGTGAGGTCTCGACCGGACGCCGCTCCGAGGGCGTCTTCTTCGCCGCCCGGACGTTCGCGCTGAAGATCGTCTCGGGCGCGGGCATCTTCTCCGCTGCGATCCTGCTCAGTTGGATCGGCTTTCCGTCGGATGCAGCCGGAGGCGGCGAGGTCACCCCGGAAGTGCTGCGGCGCCTCGGCATGGTCTACGTCGGCAGTGTCGGAAGCCTCTACGCTATCGCGATCTTCTTCTACTCGCGGTATCGGATCAGCCGGGAGAGCCACGAAGGCCACCTGCGCAGCCTGGCCGAACGGGG contains the following coding sequences:
- a CDS encoding sugar transporter gives rise to the protein MSDTEQTPLRVRLAYGVGSVAYGVKDNGFSYLLLFYYDVVLGLERSWVAAALFAALLVDAISDPIVGYVSDHWRSRWGRRHPFMYFAALPVSVSYLLLWNPPSALSQTQLLAWLFFVAILVRTLITLYEIPSTALVSELTDDYDERTSLLAYRHFFGWWGGLTMNALAFLVLFPAAGGQAEPGGYQLYGWIAPVLMCLAILISAAGTHHRIPTLKAPPITEHHSVRVAFQELKETLSNPSIRVLFGGAIFYGIAAGLSASINIYINTYFWGLDSKQIGLFSLSYFGSAMLALPLSPFLSRRFGKKRAAIVMSCFALFMLPLVVALRLFDIMPPNGTNALFFALLCFNFVDIMLLISSTTLISSMVADVVEESEVSTGRRSEGVFFAARTFALKIVSGAGIFSAAILLSWIGFPSDAAGGGEVTPEVLRRLGMVYVGSVGSLYAIAIFFYSRYRISRESHEGHLRSLAERGSSEPEPG